The following are encoded together in the Macadamia integrifolia cultivar HAES 741 unplaced genomic scaffold, SCU_Mint_v3 scaffold1491, whole genome shotgun sequence genome:
- the LOC122063916 gene encoding two-component response regulator-like APRR9 — MSSDFFLLDGSFFRNSSPDVDLQLTSEPLFSFPDPSSSSSEILSLQFSTETERCSSGDQNAVNLLSCSPPSQKLNHLLLESITQVQPVPIQPNFADDGLTCSSILDSNKFGLISEDGFVNFESSHISSVPPSSYSGNGAPKVQAGMIQRSLSSHSLDRRPSFHYHPRISSLIESPNFPTQAMDSPKDSNFTLSMRRACSTGDLQRITSTHQNHGFSSSPLSVESSFTEEGSLKVRKYNAEERKQRIHRYRSKRTQRNFNKTIKYACRKTLADSRPRVRGRFARHDESGEIPKFTGFNREEEDEDELWVDGFQEEAVDAMMRGTTGRGGGFDGGVCFNPTEFQYYGF; from the exons ATGTCCtctgatttttttctcttggacgGCTCTTTCTTTCGCAATTCGAGCCCTGATGTCGACTTGCAGTTAACATCCGaaccccttttctctttccctGACCCATCATCATCGTCTTCTGAAATCCTCAGTCTCCAATTCTCAACCGAAACCGAACGATGCTCTTCTGGAGATCAAAACGCCGTTAATCTCTTATCCTGTTCGCCTCCCAGCCAAAAATTGAATCACTTGTTGTTAGAGTCCATAACCCAGGTTCAGCCTGTACCTATCCAACCTAATTTTGCAGATGATGGGCTCACATGCTCATCTATTTTGGATTCTAACAAGTTTGGGTTGATCTCAGAAGATGGTTTTGTGAATTTTGAATCTTCTCATATTTCTTCAGTTCCTCCCAGCAGTTATAGTGGTAACGGTGCTCCGAAGGTCCAAGCTGGAATGATACAGAGGAGCCTCAGTAGCCATTCTCTCGACCGAAGACCGAGTTTTCACTACCATCCTCGCATCAGTTCTCTAATAGAGTCCCCAAATTTTCCAACTCAAGCCATGGATTCGCCTAAAGACAGTAACTTTACCCTGTCCATGCGAAGGGCTTGCAGCACAGGCGATTTACAA AGAATTACATCAACACATCAGAATCATGGATTTTCCTCGAGCCCGTTATCTGTAGAGAGTTCATTCACAGAGGAAGGGAGCCTCAAAGTACGAAAGTACAACGCAGAAGAGAGGAAACAGAGGATTCATAGGTACAGAAGCAAGCGCACTCAGAGAAATTTCAACAAGACAATaaag TATGCATGTCGAAAGACACTGGCCGACAGTAGGCCCAGAGTACGTGGCAGATTCGCCCGCCATGACGAATCTGGAGAGATTCCCAAATTTACAGGTTTCAATCGcgaggaagaagacgaagacgaactTTGG GTCGATGGGTTCCAGGAAGAAGCCGTGGATGCGATGATGAGAGGCACAACAGGTCGAGGAGGAGGGTTTGATGGTGGTGTCTGCTTCAATCCAACTGAGTTTCAGTACTACGGGTTCTGA